Sequence from the Chloroflexota bacterium genome:
TGGTTTTCTCGCTCGCGGGCGATGTCTTCCTCATGCTCCCCCGGGAACGCTTCACGTGGGGGCTGGGGGCCTTCCTGCTGGCGCACGTGGCTTACCTGATTGCTTTCAACCTTACCGCCCCCGCCTTCACAGCCTGGACTGCTGGCCTTGCTATTGGTGTAGGCATGCTCGCGGGCAAATTCTACGAGCGGTTGATCACCGCCTTGAACGCGTCGGGCAAAGGCTTCCTGAAAAAGCCCGTTGCGGCCTACACCCTCGCCATCAGCCTGATGGTGCTCTCCGCGCTCATGCTGCCCTTCCGCACCGACATCCCTCGCAGCGGGGCGCTGGCCGTGGCCGTCGGGGCAGTGCTCTTTTTCGCCTCCGACGGCGTGCTGGCCTGGAACCGCTTTGTGCGGCCCATTCCACACGGCAGGCTGTTCACCCGCATCCTCTACCATGTGGGGCAAATCGCCATCGTGCTCGGCGTCATCGTCATCGTCGGCGCCCCGCTGCCTTCCTGAAAAGCCATGATATAATGGATAAAAGCAGTCAACATGCCCATGGGGGCACCCTTCGTCTTTTCATCCTTTCAAGGAGCAAGAAATTATGGCTAAATTGGAAGCAATCGAAGGCATTGGCGACGTCTATGCCGGGAAACTACGCGCCGCGGGTGTGCGCGGCACCAACGACCTGTTGAAAAAAGGCAGCACCAAGCAGGGGCGGCAGGCTCTTGCCGAGCTGGCCGGCGTGAGCGAAAAACTGGTGCTCGAATGGGTCAACCATGCCGACCTGTTCCGCATCAAGGGCATTGGGCCCGAGTACGCCGACCTGCTGGAAGAAGCCGGGGTAGACACCGTGGTGGAACTCGCCCAGCGCAACCCCGACAACCTCTACGCCAAACTGGTCGAGGTCAACAAAGCAAAGAAACTGGTGCGCCGCCTGCCCACGCAAAACATGGTGAAGGCGTGGATCGCCCAGGCCAAAGAATTGCCGCGCATCATCCAGTACTAACCCATTTGCCTCAACGTATTCCGGGGGGCGCGCTTGCGCCCCCCGCCGCACGTCTGGAGTGCCGATGAACGACACCCTGCCCAGAAAACATCGCGGGGCTATCCGCCGCGGGCGCGGCAAACTTGAGATCGACCCCCGGCAACTGGCCGAAATCTGGCTGCGCCAGCAACGGGAAGGCAAGGGCCTGATTGGCGGTGACCCCACGCGCCGCCCCCGCTGGAAACACCCCGCGCCGCCTGAACCCGCCCCCTGGTATCGCCACGGGCTGGCTTCCCCGGCACACACTCAAAGGCTATACGAATTCCTCGCTGCCGCCCCCCTGGAAGTGGAAATCGGTGCGGGCGACGGGCGCTTCATCATCGCCTGGGCACAGCGCCATCCCCAGCACCATTTCCTCGCCTTTGAGGTGCGCTGGAAGTACACTCACCGCATGTATGAGCGGGCGCGAAAACGCGGCCTCACCAACCTTTGGGTGAGCGACAACGACGCCCGCGTCGTCATCCCCGACGTGCTGCCCGACGCAAGCGTCGAAGTCTTCCACATCCTGATGCCCGATCCGTGGTGGAAGCCCAAACACCAGGCCAAGCGGCTGCTTGCGCCGTGGTTCATCGGCATCCTGGCGCGCAAACTCAAGCCAGGCGGCATTCTGCGGGTGGAAACCGACGTGGAAGGCTACCCCGAATTTGTGGAAACCTTAGTGGCTGCCGAGCCTCTTTTTGCCCCCCACAACCCCGCGCTGGAAGCCCGCTTTGCCGACGCGCCCCTCACCACCCGGCAAATCTGGTGCCGCGACCACGGCGTGCCGGTTTATCGGCTGTTTTTCCAACGCAAGGAAACCACCACCGGTCACGCCGAGTGACCAAGCCGCCCGGCCTGACCGGTGGAAAGCGCGCTACGCTGACGCCGTCGGGCCTTCCGACGAAGCAGCATCAACCACCACACTCTCGCCGTGGCCTTTGCCGCGGTGCTGCTGCGAGAATTCCCACAACACCAGCAGCACTGCCCCAAAGCCCAGTGCCTCTGCCAGAAAGCCAGGGATCCACCCCACACAAGGGATGATATTCAACAGCCCCGCCACCAACGTCAACAAGAAAGTGCCCACCGCGCCGCTCACAGCAGGGTGCCAGGCCACATGGCCTACCTCCGCCAGCCGGTCGCCAAGCAACAGGCCCAACACCAGCCAGCCATACAGCCCCAAAGCAGCCACCGCTACGGCCATAACCAAAGCCAACGGCAAAAGCAGCAACGTAATCGCCATAGCCAGCAGCACCACAGGCAACAGCGCCGCCGCCAACAGCCCCACACCACCGGCTACGAGCGGCGCTTTTTCAATTTCCTCGATGACCTTGCGCGAGGGCCCCTCAAGGAACAGGAACAACATCGCGGCCAACACTGCCAGCGCCAGCGCATAGAACACCGCCAGCATGCCCCGCCACAGCCAGCGAGCCAGGAAATTCACCGCCCCGATGGGGGCACTGTGCGCGTGTTGCCACGGCCAAAAGAACGCATGCTGCGGCCCTTCCATAAAAATGCGTACCTGCGCCCCCGACATCATCTGAACGCCACCGCTGACGACATGCACCTTGCCTTTGACTACTGCGTTTCGCTCGAAGTGAACCTTGCCCCCAATCAGCCGCACGTCGCCGTCTACCTGCCCGTCTATCCACGCCTCTCCGCCGGTGACGGTGACGTTCCCCTTCACTGTCCCCTTCATCACCAGCGTGCCGCCGATGACTTTCGCGTCGCCTGTCACCACCGCCTGCGGGGCAACGGTTGCCTTCCCGCCGATCACCGTGAGGTCGCCTTGCAGTATCTGGCCCGGTGGGAGGGTGTATTCTCCGCCCCAAACCACTTTGCCTTCCTGCGGGCTTCGTGCCCACGCCGGAGAAGTCCCTAATGCTGCAACTGCCAGCAGGAAAACCACCAGCAACCCGATGCGCCATTCTGTCTTGCGCATGACACCCTCCTTGAAGGTATCGAAACACCGATTTTCTTATACCTCATCATACCACGAACGGAAGCCCTCGCCCAACGCCTCCGCTGCGTGTCCTATCACCATGAAGGCTTTGGGGTCGGCTTCCCGTACCAGGGCTTTGAGGGGGCCAACCTCGGCGCGCGTCACCACGCAGTAGAGCACCGTGCGCTTGCGGCCGGTATAGGCGCCGCGGGCATCCAGCAGCGTCACGCCCCGGTTGAGATGTTGCAAAATGCTCGCTGCCACATCGGCTGGTCGCTCACTTACAATTAACGCCGTGCGCACCACGTTGGAGCCTTCCGTCACGGCCTCGGCAGCTACTCCGGCAATGTAAAGCGTGACGATGGCATACAGCGCCTGGTCCCATCCAAAGGAAACGCCCGCGAGCAACATCACCGCAGCGTCTGAAAAGAGGTAACTCTGGGAAATTGGAATGTGTCGCCAGCGGGTGAGAATGCGGGCGAGGATGTCGGTGCCGCCGCTGGTGCCGCGGCCGCGGTAAATCAACCCGGCCCCCAGGCCGCCAATCACGCCACCGTAAAGCACATTCAGCATCGGGTCAGCCGTCAGGCCGTGGGCGGGCAAAAACGGCGCGAGGCCATCGACCAGCACCGAAAAGAGCACCGTGGTCACCGCGGTCCGCACGGCAAAGCGCGCCCCGCCGAGAAAACGCCACCCCAGCGCAAAAAGGGGGATGTTGAAAACAAGGGTTAGCGCGCCAATTGGCCAGCCGGTGTAGTAGTTGATGATTTGCGCCAGGCCGCTCACCCCGCCCGCAGCAAGATGCGCGGGCACGAGGAACAAATCCAGCGAAAGCGCCAGTAACAACGCTCCCACGGCAAGGTAAGCGTAATCACGCACGTTCCGCCATGAAAAAACGGCTTTGAAATTCACGGTCACGGGGGCACCTCGAGGATTGGCGTTTAGTCGTTTAGTCAGGTAGTCGTTTGGTCATTTCGTCGAGTCGTCGGGGGGTCGGTTCGTCAGTGCACCGGTTGGGCAGGTAGTCACCGCAGACTTGACAAAGCCTGCAATATCCTCCATAACGGTTCCAAAACGGAACCGCGACGGAGGCTTTCCATGCCCACACTCACGATTAAAAACATTCCCAACGAGCTCTATGCCCAACTCAAACGCCGCGCCGAAATCAACCGGCGCAGCCTGAACAGCGAAGTCATCGTCTGCCTGGAATATGCTATCCGCAGTCACAAAATTGCCCCAGAAGCGTATGTGGAAAGGGCGCGGCAGTTACGCGAAAAAACAGCCCATTATCTTATCACCGATGAGGCATTCAACGCCGCCAAACGGGAAGGCCGACCATGATCGTCGTTGATACAAATATCATCGGCTATCTGTACTTGCACAGCCCGCGCTCATCCCAAGCAGAACAAGCCCTTTTCAAGGATTCCACATGGGCCGCGCCCATTCTCTGGCAAAGCGAGTTTAGAAACGTGCTGGCGCAATATCTTAGAAAGCGCCTCTTGTCTTTCGAAGATGCCGTGCGCATCATGGAAGAGGCCACCCGCCTGATGGCGGGCCGGGAGTATGCAGTGGCCTCCATGGCTGTTCTGGCACTGGTCAACACCAGTTCGTGTTCCACATACGACTGCGAATTCGTGGCTTTGGCCAAAGACCTGAAAGTGCCTCTGGTGACGGTAGACAAACAAATTCTGCGGGAATTCCCAAACATCGCGGTTTCGCTGGATGCCTTTGTGGGGCAGTCATTTGGTCAGGCAGTCGTTTAGTCAGGTCGTTGGGTGGTCAGGCGGAGGCATTGCAAAACATCTGGGCATCCAGACATCCGGGCATCCGAACACGCCCCACACATCTGGGCTCACAATGCGGGTTAAGCATACCCGAAGATGCGTTACAATAGAAGCATGGAAGTGCAAATTGCCGTTGCCAAAGTCAAAAAATACGCCACCTCGGAAAGCGGCGACACGCTGGAAGTGGTGGAACGTCCCAACGGCGGCCTTTCGGTAGTATTGGCCGACGGGCAAAGTTCCGGCCGCGGCGCCAAGCGGGTTTCCAACATGGTGGTGCGGAAGGTCATCAGCCTGCTGGCGGAAGGCGTGCGCGACGGCGCCGCCGCCCGGGCGGCTTCTGACTACCTCTTCACCGAGCGGCAGGGGCGGGTGCAGGCCACCCTCAACATCCTCTCCGCCGATCTGCAGACCCGTACCCTGGTTGTCACGCGCAACAACCCCGCGCCGGTGCTGGTGCGCGCCGGAGGCCGCCTGCACCACCTGGATGAGGAAAGCATCCCCGTGGGCATCTACCGCGGCACCAGGCCGGTGGTCACTGAACTGCCGCTGGAAGTCGGGATGACCGTTATCATGTTCACCGACGGCATGGTGCACGCGGGCGCCCGGTATGGCCGTCACCTCGACCTGGAAACCACCCTCCACGCGCTCTTTGCCACCGCTGAGGAAGACAACGAAGGCACCCCCTTGCCGCCGCCCGCTGAAACCCTCGCTGAAGCGCTGTTGCAAAAAGCCATGCGGCTGGACGAAGGCCGTCCCACCGACGACATCAGCGTTGTGGTGCTTCAAGTCGTACCCCATCAAGAAGACGTGCGCGTCCGCCGCATGTTGGTGCGCCTGCCATTATAGCAAGCGCCCCTCTGCCCCAACGGGAAGACGCCATGAAACAGCCGCTTGTCGGCATCGTCGGCCCGTGTGCCGCGGGCAAAAGCACGCTCATCCAGAACCTGGCTGGGCGTGGCTACCGTCTGAAACACATTGCCCAAGAGCACTCCTACGTCCCCGACATGTGGCAACGGCTCACCCAGCCCGACGTGCTGGTCTTTCTCGACGTCTCTTTCGAGGAATCCAACCGCCGCCGCCCCATGCCGTGGCGCAAAGCCGACTACCTGGAACAACAGCACCGCCTGCGCCACGCCCGCGAACACGCCGACTTCTACCTGCTCACCGACGGCCTCACGCCGGAAGAAGTCGCCGCACGGGTCAAAGCCTTCCTGAAAGATTATCTTGGCAACAGCAGGAGCTCTACGGGAACGTAACGGGCTCCGAAAGATAATGCTTGTCTGTCAAGCGGTCCCAAAGGTCCACAACCACGCGATGGGGGATTCCCGCGCTTTCCTTGAGGGGAAGTTCCAACGTTCGCAACTCTTCCGGTGAGCGCGCGCCACATCCATGAGAAATTTCTTCCATCGTATCGGCGCGGCGGAAAATCACCCATAGCCGATTGGGGCGCTGACCACAAGGCGGCACCCCTTTGGTGATCTTGAAAAGTTCAGGGGGGAAATCCTGCCAGTTGACCAGGTCGAACCAGTAAAGTTTCGTGCCTTCCACAGCACTATTCGTCACGTGTGAAAAGCGAACAACCGGCGCAGGCAAGACCAGATCGCTTTCAGCAGAGGGGGACGTGGGCGGCGGTGGCGCCTCAGGCACCTGAGCCGTCACCTCGACCGTCACCACGATCTCACCACCGGCATTTGCCAGCGTGCCGCCTTCGCAGTGGAAGGGTGTCCAATCGTCCATGGTGAAATGGCCTTCCCGCCACTGTTGAAGCATCGCCGCCAAATCGCTGCCCTGCCCGGTGCAAGCGCCCGATGGCCCAGCCTGTAATTGCTGCTCTTCAGCCATCTTTCGCTGGGCCTCGATTTCCTCGTCGCTCATGCCGCTGGCGCGCATTTGCTGCCGGGCTTCTTCGCTGTAATCCACCGAGGCTTCCACCGTAGCAACATCAAAAGCACACTCTCCCTGGTCGTTCAGGCCGTGGATATCAAACTGCAGCGCGATGTGCACGAGTGCGCCGAAAAGGTCGAGTTGCGTCACGTAGCGCCCTGTCGCGGGCTTGCACGCCTTAGCGGCCTGAATGAGGCAATCCATGTCTTCCCCACAATCCTGCACTGCCGGTGTGCCTGCCGAAGCAGCAGGCGAGGCCGTAAGCAGCGCGACCGTCGCGGCGGCACTCGTCACCACCACCGGCGTGTCCAACGCATTGCTCGACGACGATGAGGGCAAATTGCATGCCAGCACGAATACCAGCGCGCATACCAGTGCGCCCCATAAAACCAGCCTCTCTTTCATTGCCAGCCTCCCGCTCTTTCCCTTGCCGACGCGAACACTTTAAATAAATTGTACAACAGGGTGCAATATCCTCGCTCCGCCGCAAGCGGTTGTTTGATATAATTGCACTACTCGACAAACACTCGCGGCGCGCCCGACGGCGCGCCTTCCTTATGATGGAACCTCATGCCCGTAACCGCTTCGCTTTCCCCCCAGATTATCCAAAGCCGCCTGGCGCGCATTCTGCCCACCGTCACCCGCCCCGGTCGCTACACTGGCGGCGAACACAACCAGGTGGTCAAAGATTGGGCGCGCATCGCCACCAAAGTGGCCTTCGTCTTCCCCGACATCTACGACC
This genomic interval carries:
- a CDS encoding polymer-forming cytoskeletal protein — translated: MRKTEWRIGLLVVFLLAVAALGTSPAWARSPQEGKVVWGGEYTLPPGQILQGDLTVIGGKATVAPQAVVTGDAKVIGGTLVMKGTVKGNVTVTGGEAWIDGQVDGDVRLIGGKVHFERNAVVKGKVHVVSGGVQMMSGAQVRIFMEGPQHAFFWPWQHAHSAPIGAVNFLARWLWRGMLAVFYALALAVLAAMLFLFLEGPSRKVIEEIEKAPLVAGGVGLLAAALLPVVLLAMAITLLLLPLALVMAVAVAALGLYGWLVLGLLLGDRLAEVGHVAWHPAVSGAVGTFLLTLVAGLLNIIPCVGWIPGFLAEALGFGAVLLVLWEFSQQHRGKGHGESVVVDAASSEGPTASA
- a CDS encoding YitT family protein, whose translation is MTVNFKAVFSWRNVRDYAYLAVGALLLALSLDLFLVPAHLAAGGVSGLAQIINYYTGWPIGALTLVFNIPLFALGWRFLGGARFAVRTAVTTVLFSVLVDGLAPFLPAHGLTADPMLNVLYGGVIGGLGAGLIYRGRGTSGGTDILARILTRWRHIPISQSYLFSDAAVMLLAGVSFGWDQALYAIVTLYIAGVAAEAVTEGSNVVRTALIVSERPADVAASILQHLNRGVTLLDARGAYTGRKRTVLYCVVTRAEVGPLKALVREADPKAFMVIGHAAEALGEGFRSWYDEV
- a CDS encoding PIN domain-containing protein gives rise to the protein MIVVDTNIIGYLYLHSPRSSQAEQALFKDSTWAAPILWQSEFRNVLAQYLRKRLLSFEDAVRIMEEATRLMAGREYAVASMAVLALVNTSSCSTYDCEFVALAKDLKVPLVTVDKQILREFPNIAVSLDAFVGQSFGQAVV
- a CDS encoding serine/threonine-protein phosphatase — translated: MEVQIAVAKVKKYATSESGDTLEVVERPNGGLSVVLADGQSSGRGAKRVSNMVVRKVISLLAEGVRDGAAARAASDYLFTERQGRVQATLNILSADLQTRTLVVTRNNPAPVLVRAGGRLHHLDEESIPVGIYRGTRPVVTELPLEVGMTVIMFTDGMVHAGARYGRHLDLETTLHALFATAEEDNEGTPLPPPAETLAEALLQKAMRLDEGRPTDDISVVVLQVVPHQEDVRVRRMLVRLPL
- a CDS encoding Arc family DNA-binding protein encodes the protein MPTLTIKNIPNELYAQLKRRAEINRRSLNSEVIVCLEYAIRSHKIAPEAYVERARQLREKTAHYLITDEAFNAAKREGRP
- a CDS encoding DUF4332 domain-containing protein, with the translated sequence MAKLEAIEGIGDVYAGKLRAAGVRGTNDLLKKGSTKQGRQALAELAGVSEKLVLEWVNHADLFRIKGIGPEYADLLEEAGVDTVVELAQRNPDNLYAKLVEVNKAKKLVRRLPTQNMVKAWIAQAKELPRIIQY
- a CDS encoding lysoplasmalogenase, with the translated sequence MWTTWLGAAIAIALWDWFAVALSRRRMGYFTKPAVIVALLGAVLAASASLGSPTPLLSWVVVALVFSLAGDVFLMLPRERFTWGLGAFLLAHVAYLIAFNLTAPAFTAWTAGLAIGVGMLAGKFYERLITALNASGKGFLKKPVAAYTLAISLMVLSALMLPFRTDIPRSGALAVAVGAVLFFASDGVLAWNRFVRPIPHGRLFTRILYHVGQIAIVLGVIVIVGAPLPS